The following are from one region of the Chloracidobacterium sp. genome:
- the mtnB gene encoding methylthioribulose 1-phosphate dehydratase, with protein sequence MAAKPSGTSASQELALAGREFYRRGWVLGTSGNFSMLLARKPLRICVTASGIEKGDLDETNFLELDDDAEILQGFGKPSAETLLHLSIYRHVARARSILHTHSVWGTILSDHFYEQGAIEIDGYEMLKGLSGVTTHEHKEVVPIVDNSQDYIALSHVIENVLREHPDCHGIYLRRHGLYTWGESVADARRHIEIFEFLFEVLGRQQLGR encoded by the coding sequence ATGGCGGCCAAACCATCAGGAACAAGCGCGTCGCAGGAACTTGCCTTGGCCGGCCGCGAGTTTTATCGACGCGGCTGGGTTCTGGGAACAAGCGGGAATTTCAGCATGCTTCTTGCGCGAAAACCGCTGCGCATTTGTGTGACCGCGAGCGGGATCGAAAAAGGCGATCTTGACGAGACCAACTTCCTTGAGCTCGACGACGACGCCGAGATACTGCAGGGTTTTGGGAAACCGTCGGCCGAGACGCTGCTTCACCTCTCGATCTACCGCCACGTGGCTCGGGCACGATCGATATTGCACACACATTCGGTCTGGGGAACGATACTATCGGACCATTTTTATGAACAGGGCGCTATTGAGATCGACGGCTACGAGATGCTCAAGGGCCTTTCCGGTGTGACAACGCACGAACACAAGGAAGTAGTTCCGATCGTCGACAATTCGCAGGACTACATCGCGCTTTCTCATGTGATCGAGAACGTTCTCCGTGAGCACCCAGATTGTCACGGCATTTACCTTCGCCGCCATGGGCTTTATACGTGGGGCGAATCGGTCGCCGATGCCCGCAGGCATATAGAGATCTTCGAGTTTTTGTTTGAAGTACTTGGACGGCAGCAGCTCGGTCGTTGA
- a CDS encoding cupin domain-containing protein, translated as MAILDVPEQGVRLTDSNEVKEYLRSIAIDYQRWDNIAELGPDASDEEILDFYSNEIDELKAKGGYVTADVINVTPDTPGLEAMLDKFNKEHWHEEDEVRFIVKGHGLFHIAPEGGDVVSIEMEAGDLIRVPRGTRHWFNLCGDRTVRAIRLFQDASGWTPHYTNSGVDAGFQPVCFGTAYFPIHPAP; from the coding sequence ATGGCTATATTGGATGTACCAGAGCAGGGTGTCCGACTCACCGATTCGAACGAGGTAAAGGAATACCTGAGGTCGATCGCGATCGACTATCAGCGGTGGGACAACATCGCCGAGCTCGGGCCGGATGCGAGCGATGAGGAGATCCTCGACTTCTATTCGAATGAGATCGACGAGCTCAAGGCAAAAGGCGGCTACGTCACTGCAGACGTAATAAATGTCACGCCAGATACACCCGGCCTCGAGGCGATGCTCGACAAATTTAACAAAGAGCATTGGCACGAAGAGGACGAGGTGCGGTTCATCGTGAAGGGGCATGGGCTGTTCCACATCGCTCCCGAGGGCGGAGATGTCGTTTCGATCGAGATGGAAGCCGGCGACCTTATCCGCGTCCCGCGAGGTACGCGCCACTGGTTCAATCTCTGCGGCGACCGGACCGTAAGGGCTATCAGGCTTTTTCAAGATGCTTCGGGCTGGACGCCGCATTATACGAACTCCGGCGTCGACGCCGGGTTTCAGCCTGTTTGTTTCGGCACGGCATATTTCCCTATTCATCCCGCACCCTGA
- the mtnC gene encoding acireductone synthase, with translation MNRAILLDIEGTMTPIDFVHQTLFPYARARISGFVSENSARLKTEITQLVTEHRDDIEYSNGLNPDSANSVADYLKFLIETDRKSTPLKSIQGMIWQTGYENGDLVSPVYPDVAEAFERWKSDGNMIAIYSSGSVLAQHLIFKYSDQGDLTRFIDRYFDTQIGHKRETVSYQRISAELGLDAGSILFISDISEELDAASAAGFETALSLRAGNAVVDGQKHYRAISTFDELE, from the coding sequence ATGAACAGAGCAATACTTCTCGACATTGAGGGAACAATGACCCCTATCGATTTTGTTCACCAGACGTTGTTTCCATACGCTCGCGCACGCATTTCCGGCTTCGTGTCCGAAAACTCAGCACGTCTAAAGACAGAGATCACACAGTTGGTGACCGAGCATCGGGACGATATTGAATATTCGAATGGGTTGAATCCCGATTCGGCGAATTCGGTTGCTGATTACCTAAAGTTCCTTATCGAAACCGATCGAAAATCGACGCCGCTGAAGTCGATCCAGGGAATGATATGGCAGACGGGTTATGAGAACGGCGATCTGGTTTCACCGGTCTATCCCGACGTCGCTGAGGCATTTGAGCGTTGGAAGTCAGACGGCAATATGATCGCGATCTATTCCTCGGGCAGCGTGCTCGCCCAGCATTTGATCTTCAAATATTCGGATCAAGGCGACCTTACACGATTTATCGATAGATATTTTGATACGCAGATCGGCCATAAGCGTGAAACCGTAAGCTATCAGAGAATATCTGCCGAGCTGGGTCTTGACGCCGGATCGATCCTGTTCATCTCGGACATTTCGGAAGAGCTCGATGCCGCATCCGCGGCTGGATTCGAGACCGCACTCTCTCTCCGGGCCGGCAACGCCGTCGTTGACGGCCAAAAACATTACCGAGCTATCTCGACCTTCGACGAATTGGAATAA
- the msrA gene encoding peptide-methionine (S)-S-oxide reductase MsrA — MEKVLETATLAAGCFWCVEAVFDDLKGVEDVVSGYSGGHKENPTYQEVCSEKTGHAEVVQIRFDPTELGYADLLRVFFSVHDPTTLDRQGNDIGSSYRSAIFYHSEDQKRIAHEIIDEVTREGVYDDPIVTTVTAFDKFWPAEDYHQEYFANNPNQPYCAAVVAPKVAKFRKKFVDRLKR; from the coding sequence ATGGAAAAAGTTCTTGAAACGGCCACTTTGGCTGCGGGTTGTTTTTGGTGTGTTGAAGCAGTTTTTGACGATCTTAAGGGTGTCGAGGACGTTGTATCCGGATATTCCGGCGGACACAAAGAAAATCCGACATATCAGGAGGTCTGTTCTGAAAAGACAGGCCATGCCGAAGTCGTACAGATACGTTTCGATCCGACGGAGCTCGGGTACGCCGACCTGCTGAGGGTCTTTTTCTCGGTACACGACCCGACGACTCTCGATCGGCAGGGCAACGACATCGGCTCGTCGTACAGATCGGCCATCTTTTATCACTCCGAAGACCAGAAACGAATTGCACACGAGATCATCGACGAAGTAACGCGTGAAGGCGTATACGATGATCCGATCGTAACCACGGTCACGGCTTTCGATAAGTTCTGGCCGGCCGAAGACTATCATCAGGAGTACTTTGCAAATAACCCTAACCAGCCCTACTGCGCGGCGGTCGTGGCTCCTAAGGTCGCAAAGTTTCGCAAGAAATTCGTTGACAGACTGAAGCGATAG
- a CDS encoding carboxypeptidase regulatory-like domain-containing protein, whose translation MSLHRLRSLRGPASVFIFVLTLLIADAFEFNRIAEAQKLFAGTITGRVFRDYNGNGAYDTTGGTAAQPTSVDAGLAGVTVSAYDANGVFRGSATSIADGTYSLSATGTGPYRLEFTTLPTGYRPSARSTDSTLGGTASNAGSTVQFVDDGNTSNVNLAVNRPGDYCEDNPTICSQLYGYGGATQVDAVFTIPFWGGSTRTTGGNPVTDFQSPGNTNLATTDDVGTTFGIAYHRETRRIFVASYMKKHAKFGPGGPGAIYQIDRNSGVVSEYVNLNTVFGAGTAGTDPHNPLDYNTDNGQTTWNAVGKIAFGGMAISADEQYLYAMNLADRRLYRIPTSGTLDSSTITSTAFPTTMPSCTTASEVRPFAVTWHEGTIYVGAVCSAETAGGTISTRLRAYVFSFDPATMTFNTTPLMNFQLNYTRQETDPGYSANWRNWRATYQTISTSHFIYPQPMLTDIDFDRGDMVLSLRDRNGDQSGYNSASNPNNPSQLFKGITAGEMLRACANGAGWTLESNGRCGGVGSGPQGNNSGPGGAEYYYQENYHPNGNPHDEVGLGGAAQVPGSNVLVATIFDPTYIPNDNIYDAGGFRWFVNGTGAQNRGYLAYSMSDFGKANGIGNVHPLCEASPIEIGNRVWRDSNANGVQDPGELPIAGVTVRLYSGSTLVGTAVTDANGEYYFVSSTGVDPNPNDNIGLVNGGVLFNTAYQVRFDNPADYLVGGPLASLALSPANSNSQAGDTDSSDSDAGYVINPAGSPTGTFPVISVTTGGQGANDHTFDVGFTFVPTASNVFIEGRVISASGAGIRNVVVTLEDSNGQIRTAVTGGFGYYRFEDIAAGQSVILSVSAKRFTFSKPVYFITPEDNLSGIDFFADN comes from the coding sequence ATGTCATTACATCGCCTTCGTTCATTACGCGGCCCCGCGTCGGTGTTCATTTTCGTCCTCACTTTGCTTATTGCAGATGCATTTGAATTCAACCGAATAGCCGAAGCGCAAAAGCTCTTTGCCGGTACGATCACCGGACGGGTCTTTCGCGACTACAATGGTAACGGTGCGTACGACACAACAGGCGGAACCGCCGCTCAGCCAACATCGGTGGACGCCGGGCTCGCCGGTGTGACCGTCTCGGCATACGACGCAAACGGTGTCTTTCGCGGTTCTGCAACATCCATCGCAGATGGGACCTACTCGCTTTCGGCAACCGGAACGGGTCCATATCGTCTCGAGTTCACAACGCTCCCGACAGGCTATCGGCCGTCGGCTCGCAGCACCGATTCGACACTCGGCGGAACCGCCTCGAACGCCGGATCGACAGTTCAGTTCGTTGACGACGGAAATACGTCAAACGTCAATCTCGCGGTCAACCGGCCCGGCGACTATTGCGAAGATAACCCGACGATCTGCTCACAACTTTACGGCTACGGCGGCGCGACACAGGTCGATGCGGTCTTCACGATCCCGTTTTGGGGCGGCAGCACGCGAACGACCGGCGGAAATCCGGTTACCGATTTTCAGTCGCCGGGGAATACTAATCTTGCAACGACCGACGACGTTGGTACGACGTTCGGCATCGCTTATCATCGCGAGACAAGGCGGATCTTCGTCGCGTCGTACATGAAAAAACACGCCAAATTTGGTCCCGGCGGACCTGGCGCGATCTACCAGATCGATCGCAATTCAGGCGTCGTCTCGGAATACGTCAATTTGAATACCGTCTTTGGCGCGGGAACCGCGGGTACAGATCCTCATAATCCGCTCGACTACAACACAGATAATGGCCAAACAACGTGGAATGCAGTTGGCAAGATCGCATTCGGCGGAATGGCAATCTCGGCCGACGAACAGTACCTTTACGCGATGAACCTGGCGGACCGTCGACTCTATCGCATCCCGACGTCCGGAACGCTCGACAGCTCGACGATAACGAGTACCGCATTTCCGACGACAATGCCAAGTTGCACGACTGCATCCGAGGTCCGTCCGTTCGCGGTCACGTGGCATGAAGGAACGATCTATGTCGGTGCGGTCTGTTCGGCCGAAACCGCGGGCGGAACGATCTCGACCAGGCTGCGGGCATACGTTTTTAGCTTCGATCCGGCGACAATGACCTTCAACACGACGCCGTTGATGAACTTCCAGCTCAATTACACTCGGCAGGAGACAGATCCCGGGTACAGCGCGAATTGGCGAAACTGGCGAGCGACATATCAGACCATCAGCACAAGCCACTTTATTTATCCGCAGCCGATGCTGACCGACATCGATTTTGACCGCGGCGACATGGTCCTTTCGCTTCGCGATCGAAACGGTGACCAATCGGGTTACAACAGCGCAAGTAATCCAAACAACCCGAGTCAGCTGTTTAAGGGGATAACGGCCGGCGAAATGCTCCGGGCGTGTGCTAACGGCGCAGGCTGGACGCTCGAGTCCAATGGCCGCTGCGGCGGTGTTGGAAGCGGCCCGCAAGGCAACAACAGCGGTCCGGGCGGCGCGGAATACTACTATCAGGAAAATTATCACCCGAACGGCAATCCACACGATGAGGTAGGGCTTGGCGGTGCCGCACAGGTTCCGGGCAGCAATGTCCTTGTTGCTACCATCTTCGATCCTACCTATATCCCGAATGACAATATTTACGATGCCGGCGGCTTTCGCTGGTTCGTGAACGGGACCGGCGCGCAGAACCGCGGATATCTTGCTTATTCGATGAGCGATTTCGGAAAGGCTAATGGCATCGGCAATGTACACCCGCTTTGCGAGGCATCGCCGATAGAGATCGGTAATCGAGTTTGGCGCGATTCGAATGCGAATGGCGTTCAGGATCCGGGCGAACTTCCGATAGCCGGCGTTACGGTTAGGCTCTATTCAGGTTCCACCCTGGTCGGCACCGCGGTGACCGACGCGAATGGCGAATACTATTTCGTTTCGTCAACCGGTGTCGATCCGAATCCGAATGATAATATTGGTCTCGTCAACGGCGGCGTCCTTTTCAATACGGCTTACCAGGTTCGCTTTGACAACCCCGCCGATTACCTCGTCGGCGGGCCGCTCGCGAGCCTTGCCCTTTCACCGGCAAACTCGAACTCGCAGGCAGGCGACACCGATTCGTCAGATTCGGATGCGGGCTACGTGATAAATCCGGCAGGTTCGCCTACGGGCACATTTCCGGTCATTTCGGTCACGACCGGCGGGCAAGGAGCAAACGATCATACATTTGACGTCGGCTTCACGTTTGTCCCGACGGCCTCGAACGTATTTATTGAAGGGCGGGTCATCAGCGCGTCCGGAGCCGGGATCCGCAACGTTGTTGTGACATTGGAAGATAGCAACGGCCAGATACGAACGGCAGTGACCGGAGGATTTGGCTACTATCGGTTCGAAGACATCGCTGCCGGACAATCGGTCATACTCAGCGTAAGCGCAAAGCGATTCACGTTCTCGAAACCCGTCTATTTCATCACGCCGGAAGACAATCTTTCAGGGATCGATTTCTTTGCAGACAATTAG
- a CDS encoding TMEM165/GDT1 family protein, translated as MEWKIFGTAFLTLFLAELGDKTQLAIIVLTAKTESKLAVFLGASLALVIVSLLGVLVGGVLSQYVPTEWLQRVVAVAFIVIGILMLAGKL; from the coding sequence ATGGAATGGAAGATCTTCGGCACCGCCTTTTTGACATTATTTCTCGCGGAGCTTGGCGATAAGACGCAGCTTGCGATCATCGTGCTGACCGCAAAGACCGAATCTAAGCTGGCCGTCTTTCTCGGAGCAAGCCTCGCGCTTGTCATCGTTTCGCTGTTGGGAGTTCTGGTCGGCGGCGTATTAAGCCAGTATGTACCGACCGAATGGCTTCAGCGCGTCGTCGCCGTCGCTTTTATAGTGATCGGGATCCTGATGCTCGCCGGCAAGCTGTGA
- a CDS encoding amino acid permease, with the protein MIASLLRKKSIEQIQADAAAGLTDHAIASNEGGGLRRTLGVFDLTLMGIAAIIGAGIFAMVGKASHNGGPAVALLFVFTATACAFSALCYAEFASRIPVAGSAYTYAYASMGEFIAWIIGWDLIVEYAIGNIAVAISWSDYFTGLMKGYGIDIPLHFTMDFLTAKRGYAAVTEAVAGGASVETLTSGCASSDSVIGCGQIDGYLAWLNAPMLGPIPMVADLPALLIVVVITTLVYIGIRESKLASNVMTVLKVGIILLVIFLGLNYVNPENWSPFAPNGIEGVLKGVSAVFFAYIGFDALSTTAEECKNPRRDLPVAIILSLVICTVLYIAIALVLTGMVSYTKLDVGDPLAFVFGPEGANIPWVAGIIAVSAVIALATVFLVFQIGQPRIWMAMSRDGLLPKIFSSIHPKFHTPWFATIITGIVVAIPALFMNLTEVTDLASIGTLFAFVVVCAGVLFKDEEFRESGTRFVPYFNSQFILPIILAAVVGIVYYFNPTFVSDFLTLTPAEGEGMLGAFSHKIPMIFFLIVAVILVYFSLTKKLSLIPILGLLSCLYLMTELGVTNWMRFGLWLLAGLVIYFIYGRKHSKLNASPDPAEN; encoded by the coding sequence ATGATCGCTTCTTTACTCCGAAAGAAATCCATCGAACAAATTCAGGCCGATGCTGCCGCCGGATTGACCGATCACGCGATCGCAAGCAATGAGGGCGGCGGCTTGCGGCGCACGCTCGGAGTTTTCGACCTGACGCTAATGGGTATCGCCGCGATCATAGGTGCCGGCATCTTTGCCATGGTCGGCAAGGCGTCGCACAACGGCGGCCCGGCCGTCGCATTACTGTTCGTATTTACGGCGACGGCGTGTGCGTTCTCGGCTCTCTGCTACGCCGAATTCGCATCTCGTATACCCGTTGCCGGTTCGGCATACACGTATGCGTATGCATCGATGGGCGAATTCATCGCCTGGATCATTGGTTGGGATCTGATCGTCGAATATGCGATCGGCAACATCGCCGTCGCGATCTCGTGGAGCGACTACTTCACAGGTTTGATGAAGGGATACGGCATCGATATCCCGCTCCATTTCACGATGGACTTTTTGACCGCGAAACGTGGGTATGCGGCTGTGACAGAAGCCGTTGCCGGCGGTGCATCCGTCGAAACACTGACCTCGGGTTGTGCTTCATCAGACTCCGTTATCGGCTGCGGCCAGATCGATGGATATCTCGCCTGGCTCAATGCCCCAATGCTCGGCCCGATACCGATGGTTGCCGACCTTCCGGCTTTGCTGATCGTCGTTGTCATAACAACGCTTGTGTATATCGGCATTCGTGAATCGAAATTAGCGTCCAATGTAATGACCGTGCTGAAGGTCGGAATCATTCTGCTTGTCATCTTTCTCGGCCTCAACTACGTCAATCCCGAAAACTGGTCGCCTTTCGCGCCCAATGGGATCGAGGGTGTTTTGAAAGGTGTATCGGCCGTTTTCTTTGCGTATATCGGGTTCGACGCACTTTCAACCACGGCTGAGGAATGTAAGAACCCCCGCCGCGACCTCCCTGTCGCGATCATCTTGTCGCTTGTGATCTGTACGGTGCTTTATATCGCGATCGCCCTGGTGCTGACCGGTATGGTCAGCTACACAAAGCTCGACGTCGGCGATCCGCTGGCGTTCGTTTTCGGGCCTGAAGGCGCAAATATACCGTGGGTTGCAGGGATCATAGCGGTGAGTGCCGTCATTGCACTGGCTACGGTGTTCCTCGTCTTCCAGATCGGACAGCCGCGTATTTGGATGGCGATGAGCCGCGACGGTCTGCTGCCGAAGATATTCTCATCCATTCACCCGAAATTTCATACGCCATGGTTTGCAACGATCATTACCGGGATCGTTGTCGCGATCCCGGCCCTGTTCATGAATCTGACCGAAGTCACCGATCTTGCGAGTATCGGAACCTTATTTGCGTTCGTCGTCGTTTGCGCGGGAGTACTGTTCAAAGACGAGGAATTCCGTGAAAGCGGAACGCGGTTTGTTCCGTATTTCAATTCTCAGTTCATCCTTCCTATCATTCTTGCCGCTGTCGTCGGTATCGTTTATTACTTCAACCCGACGTTCGTATCCGATTTTCTTACGCTTACGCCTGCCGAAGGTGAGGGAATGCTCGGAGCTTTTTCTCACAAGATACCGATGATCTTCTTTCTGATCGTCGCGGTCATACTGGTCTATTTCAGCTTGACGAAAAAGCTGTCGCTCATTCCAATTCTGGGGCTCTTGTCGTGTTTGTATCTGATGACCGAACTCGGGGTCACGAATTGGATGAGATTCGGGCTTTGGCTGCTTGCAGGCCTCGTCATATATTTCATCTATGGCCGCAAGCACAGTAAACTCAACGCCTCTCCAGATCCGGCTGAAAATTAA